The nucleotide sequence GTCGTCCCCAACATCGTGCCCATCGTGCTCGGCTACGGCGCCTGGGCCCTCGCCTTCGGCGAGATCAACATCGTCGCCTCCGTCGCCGGTACCATCTGTCTGGGCATCATCGTCGACGATACGATTCACTTCCTGAGCAAGTACCAGCTCGCGCGCGACGAACACGGGCTCGATGTCCAACAGGCGGTGCGCCTCACCTATCGTTCGGTAGGTCCCGCCCTGGTGGTGACGTCGCTGATCTTGCTGTTTGGCTTCGGTGTGCTCACCCAGTCCAGCTTCGAGATGAACAGCAGCCTCGGCCTCTTCGCGATGTTCGTGATCGGCGCCGCCCTGGTTGCGGACCTCGCCCTGCTGCCGGCCCTGCTGTTGTGGCTGGATCGAGAACCCACCCCCGCGCTCGCCCGTGACGAGCTGCGGCTACCCGCTTTGCCCCGCGCACCGCTTCGCTCGGTGTCGGCTGGGTGAGCTTGCTTTGGATCCTCAGGAGGAACAGATGAAACGCATTACATGGATTTCCAATCTACTCGTCGCCGCCGGTCTCTTGGTCGGAGGCGGCGCGCGCGCAGCAGGACCGTCTGCCGGCGAGATCGCGAAGAAGATTCGCGACCTGAACGCGGGCTATGGCGACCTGAGCGCGAAGGTGGAAATGAAGCTGGAGAACGCTCAAGGGCAGGCCACCACGCGCAAGCTCCGCATTCGTAGTCTGGAGCAGCCCGACCCCAAGGTGGGCGACTATTCCATCGTGATCTTCGACAGCCCGCGCGATGTGCGTGGGACGGCCCTGTTGTCGCACGCTGGTGTTGGCAGCGCCGACCAGCAGTGGTTGTACCTTCCCGCGCTCAAGCGCGTGAAACGCATTTCTTCGAGTCGCAAGACGGGTGCGTTCTTGGGCAGTGAGTTCACCTACGAAGACATCACGGGCAACGAGGCGGCCAAGTACGAGTGGAAGCGCTTGGGCGACGGCAAGTGCCCTGCCAGTGCCGGCAAGTGCTATCAACTCGAGACCCGTCCCAAGGATTCGGAGTCTGGCTACAGTCGTCGCGTGATCTGGGTGGAGCAGAAGTCGTACCGTATCGAGAAGATCGACTTCTTCGACAAAGCCAACAAGTTGCAGAAGACCCTGAACTACGAAGACTTCAAGCAGTACAAGGGCAAGTACTGGCGCGCCCACCGCTGGGTGATGAAGAACCACCAGAGCGGCAAGAAGACCGTGCTCACCTTCGACAAGTTCTCCTTCGGTAACGGCTTCAGCGCCGGCGACTTCAGCAAGGCCGCGTTGGAGCGCATCAAGTAGACACTCGCCGATCCGAACGCCGCTTCGCCGGGAAACGAGGCGGCAGCTCGGACAGCTCGCTGCAAGGCGAAGTCGAACCGGTCTCGTGGTGCACGTGTAGTCATGCGCAGGGCTTCCCCCTTCGTGCTCGCGCGAGCAGCGCGCTACGCTCGCGGATTGGGCGGATGCGCAATGCTCGCCGCGCTGTCGTGCTCCGCGTGTGCCGGCACCACGCTACGCGAGGGCGGACACGTGTCCACGGACGCGCGGGCCTACTTTGGGCCCGCGCGCTTTGCCGACCAGAAATCGGGGAACGGACTCTCGCTCCGGATGGAGCCGGAGCTGAGTGTGCAGTCCGAGTCCGAGGAGCACACCGTCACGCTGCATCCCTTCATTCGCATGGATCCGGCGGATGAGCAGCGCACTCACTACGATCTGCGACAAGCCGACTACGTGTTCGCCACGGGCCCCCTGACGACTGGCGTCGGGGTCGGACTATTCAGCTGGGGAGTGCTGGAAGCGCACAAGCTAGTCGACATCATCAATCAGAGCGACTTGGTCGAAGACATTGGTGGTAGTGAGAAGCTGGGGCAGCCCTACGTCGGCAGTGGTCTCAGCGGCGAGAGTTGGTCGTTGCGCGCGCTGTATCTGCCCTACTCTCGTGATCGCACCTTTCCTGGTGACGAGGGGCGCCTGCGCTTTCCCCTCGTGGTCGACACGGACCAGCCGCAGTACGAATCGAGCCTCGCGCGCTTTCACCCGGGTTTCGCCGGACGCGGGTCGATCAGCGTGGGCGAACTCGACTTGGGGCTGTCGGCCTTCGCGGGTCTATCGCGAGAACCGCGCTTCTACGCGCAGCTCACCGAGCGTGCGGTCATTCCACGCTACGAGCAACTGCGACACGTGGGCGTGGACGCCCAGTGGACGCACGAAGCGCTCAGTTTGAAGCTGGAAGCAACGGCGCGCACCTGGTCGACGACCTTTCGTCCTTCCGCCGGGATCGGCGGCGGACTCGAGTATTCGTTCTTCGACATCGGTCCCTTTGGCTACGACCTCACCCTCGTAGGCGAGTACTACTGGGACAACCGCCCCCTGGATGCCCCTGTCACCCTCTACGATCACGACGCCTTTGGCGGATTCCGGTTTGCGCTGAACGACGACTCGGACACCATGCTCTTGGCGGGCATGTTGGTGGACGTGGACACGGGGTTTTCGTCGCTGCAGGTCTCTGCGTCACGCCGCCTCGGAGAGCGTTGGCGGCTGTTTCTCGAGGGCCGCGGCTTCTTCGGGCCGGAGGGCATTCTGGAGAGTTCGCTGCTGTCCGACGACTACGCGCAGCTGCGCGTGGC is from Polyangiaceae bacterium and encodes:
- a CDS encoding outer membrane lipoprotein-sorting protein — translated: MKRITWISNLLVAAGLLVGGGARAAGPSAGEIAKKIRDLNAGYGDLSAKVEMKLENAQGQATTRKLRIRSLEQPDPKVGDYSIVIFDSPRDVRGTALLSHAGVGSADQQWLYLPALKRVKRISSSRKTGAFLGSEFTYEDITGNEAAKYEWKRLGDGKCPASAGKCYQLETRPKDSESGYSRRVIWVEQKSYRIEKIDFFDKANKLQKTLNYEDFKQYKGKYWRAHRWVMKNHQSGKKTVLTFDKFSFGNGFSAGDFSKAALERIK